Part of the Kineococcus aurantiacus genome, GGCCTTCGCCCTGCACGGCGGGCCGCGCCCCGTGCTGACGTTCCTGGGCGCCGGCGGCAGCGACTACGCCGCCGTGCTGGCCGACCCGGACACCGGGATCCCCACCGGCCGCCTCGTCGCCGCCGTCCTCGACGGGGCGCTGCGCGAGGCCCCCGGCGCCCTGTTCGACCTGGAGCAGGTGCCCCTGGCCGACGGGCAGGTCGAGCTCGTGAGCGACTGGGCGGCCCACCGCGGGTACGCGGTCCGCACCCTGCCGCAGGCCACCGTCCACGCCGTGCCGCTGCCGGCCACGGTCGCCGAGCACGACGCCGCCCTGGGCCGCCACGTGCGGCACGAGGAGCGCCGCCAGTGGCGCCGCCTCGCCGAGCTCGGGGAGCTCGTCGTCGCCGACGACCTGCTCGAGGGCCTGGCCGAGCTGCGCGCCCGCGACCCCGAGGCCGCCGCGGACCGCCTCGAGGAGCTGGTCACCGAGCTCGCCGAGGTCGACGACGCCCACCCGCACGCCACGCACCGCCGCCGGCCCTGGCGGGGCGCCTCCGGTCGCACGCTCACCGAGGTCCTGTGGTCCGCCCCGGCCGGGACCGTCCAGCTGTCGGGGCTGCGCGTCGACGGCGAGCTCGTCGCCTACGCCCTGTGCCTGGCCGGCCCGCGCGCCCTGCACGGCTACGTCCAGTCCTACCGCGCCCGGTACTCCTCCACCGGCCCCGGGACGCTCCTGCTGCTGCGCCTGCGCCGGCGCGCCGTCGTCAGCGGCTACCGGGAGCTGGACCTCCTGCGCGGGGACGAGGCCTACAAGAAGCGCCTCGAACCCGTGGCCCGCCGCACGGTGCGGCTCGTGCTGTTCCCCACCGGCCAGGACCTGCTGCCCGCGGTCGTCGACCGCCTCAGCCTGCTGCGGCGCACCTACCGCGACGAGCTGCGCCGCCACGAGCGCCTGGGCCGCTCCTACGACGCCGTGGCCGGGGCCGCCGAGCGCCTGCGCGAGCGGGCCGCCCGCCGCCGGGCCGCCCTGCCCGCGCCGCGGCTACCGCGCCTGCGCCGTCGCTGACCCGCCCCCCACGGCCGCCGGCACCCGCCGGTGCGCCTGGTGCACGAAGACGAACAGCACGACCAGGCCCACGGCCGCGACGACGACGTGCACGCCCTCGCTGCGCGACCCGTCCCACGTGGCGTGCAGCGCCACCGCCGCGACGTAGGTCAGCACGAACAGCGCCACGGCGCGGCCCCGGTGCCGCGCCGTCGGCACGCGCCACAGCACCGCGACCGTCATGCCCGTCCAGGCGATGTGGCAGGCCGGCGACAGCAGCCCGCGCAGCAGCAGCTCCTGGTGCACCGCGGCGATGCTCCCGGCCTGCAGCAGCGCCTGGAAGCCGTACCCCATGGTCTCCAGCACGGCGAAGCCCATGCCCGCCGCGACGCCCACGACCACCCCGCCGCGCGGGTCCCGCGGGCGCCGCACGGCGAACACCACCAGCGGGACGATGAGCTTGGCGAACTCCTCGATGATCCCCACGAAGAGCATGGGGACCACGCCGAGCGTGCGCAGCGTGTCGAACTCCAGCGTGCCCGCGGTGGCCGTCCCCACGACGCCGCCGGCGATGGCGACCGTCGCGACCAGCCAGCCGCGCACGGCCGTCCCGCCCCGCCCGACCTCGGCGAAGGCCAGGACCGTCACCGGCACCGTGATGGCGCCGATGAGCAGCAGCGTCGGGAAGAAGTTGAGGTTCTGGGTGCGCACCATGACGCGCAGCACCACGACGTAGGCGACCACGCCGGCGAGCAGCACGGTCAGCCAGGAGAACCTGGCCAGCCGGCCCGGGGGCCGCGTGCGGGGCGCTCGGGTCAGCGTGTCGTCCACACCCGACAGCGTGGGGGCCTCAGCCGCCGGCCGCGAGTTCAGCGCGCGTGGGCGGGTTGGCCCCCGCCCGTGAGCACGTGATGGACGCCGACCGGACCGCCGTGGTCACCAGGTCCTCGCACGTGCGCAGGTCCAGGTGCCGCAGCCGCGGCAGCGCCGCGCCGCCGAGGAGGCCGTGCTCGGCCAG contains:
- a CDS encoding GNAT family N-acetyltransferase encodes the protein MTDLALPPRPTSSGTGLELVRDPAHGLSVTVRRHLDSAPVPEWRALAARAGQSPFTGPDWLRAVHAHLGAGEPLLVSVRRDGRLLAFGAFALHGGPRPVLTFLGAGGSDYAAVLADPDTGIPTGRLVAAVLDGALREAPGALFDLEQVPLADGQVELVSDWAAHRGYAVRTLPQATVHAVPLPATVAEHDAALGRHVRHEERRQWRRLAELGELVVADDLLEGLAELRARDPEAAADRLEELVTELAEVDDAHPHATHRRRPWRGASGRTLTEVLWSAPAGTVQLSGLRVDGELVAYALCLAGPRALHGYVQSYRARYSSTGPGTLLLLRLRRRAVVSGYRELDLLRGDEAYKKRLEPVARRTVRLVLFPTGQDLLPAVVDRLSLLRRTYRDELRRHERLGRSYDAVAGAAERLRERAARRRAALPAPRLPRLRRR
- a CDS encoding PrsW family intramembrane metalloprotease, which encodes MDDTLTRAPRTRPPGRLARFSWLTVLLAGVVAYVVVLRVMVRTQNLNFFPTLLLIGAITVPVTVLAFAEVGRGGTAVRGWLVATVAIAGGVVGTATAGTLEFDTLRTLGVVPMLFVGIIEEFAKLIVPLVVFAVRRPRDPRGGVVVGVAAGMGFAVLETMGYGFQALLQAGSIAAVHQELLLRGLLSPACHIAWTGMTVAVLWRVPTARHRGRAVALFVLTYVAAVALHATWDGSRSEGVHVVVAAVGLVVLFVFVHQAHRRVPAAVGGGSATAQAR